Proteins from one Bacteroidota bacterium genomic window:
- a CDS encoding ChaN family lipoprotein codes for MKFKIFILFIFITMVAFKSDKPAYKIYTKSGKEVKYSKMLKKLENADVVFFGELHNNPIAHWLQIELTQDLFEIKKENLILAAEMFESDNQIIMDEYLSGLIKQSKFEDEMRLWSNYKTDYKPLVQFAKENNLKFIASNIPRRYASVVFSKGFEGIDELSNEAKTYIAPLPIDYDPNVECYKKMLSMGTGGMHSNDNLPKAQAIKDATMAHFIYKNLSPDRMLLHYNGTYHSDNYEGIVWYLKQKSENLSIVTIATVQQSDIDSLSEDFKDLADFILCIPENMTTTY; via the coding sequence ATGAAATTCAAGATATTTATTTTATTCATTTTTATAACTATGGTCGCATTTAAGAGCGATAAACCTGCTTATAAAATTTATACAAAATCAGGAAAAGAAGTAAAATATTCTAAAATGCTAAAGAAACTTGAGAATGCAGATGTGGTATTTTTCGGAGAATTGCATAACAATCCTATTGCTCATTGGCTTCAGATAGAGCTAACACAGGATTTATTTGAAATAAAAAAAGAAAATTTGATTCTTGCTGCAGAAATGTTCGAGTCCGATAATCAGATAATTATGGACGAATATTTGAGCGGTTTAATTAAGCAAAGCAAGTTTGAAGATGAGATGCGATTGTGGTCCAATTATAAAACTGATTATAAGCCACTTGTTCAGTTTGCAAAAGAAAATAATTTGAAATTTATAGCTTCAAATATTCCTCGTAGGTATGCCTCTGTAGTATTTTCAAAGGGATTTGAAGGAATAGACGAACTAAGCAATGAAGCCAAAACTTATATTGCACCGCTTCCAATAGATTATGATCCTAATGTAGAATGCTACAAAAAAATGCTAAGTATGGGAACCGGCGGAATGCACTCAAATGATAATTTGCCCAAAGCTCAAGCAATAAAAGATGCTACTATGGCACATTTTATTTATAAAAACCTTAGCCCAGACAGAATGTTGTTACATTATAATGGGACATATCATTCAGACAATTACGAAGGAATAGTTTGGTATTTAAAACAAAAAAGCGAAAACCTTAGTATAGTTACGATTGCAACAGTTCAGCAATCCGATATTGATTCCTTATCGGAGGATTTTAAAGACTTAGCCGATTTCATTTTATGTATTCCTGAAAATATGACCACAACTTATTAA
- a CDS encoding response regulator, whose product MKIINKYVLLTIFSIFFFQNSKAEVSIDSLEYIVESLRGNEKAEVLNILAAQYIHFDLDKSRDYGQKALILAKEISNPKQEALAYKLLGFIFLKEKEPDKANQNFNSAMKSAMKANEKAEVAINWTNIGDVYLQRNWNTEALGCYQEAESLFAKLGIENSALLNSFGEMYVKQKKHEKALSYFKKGLKQANSDRDNYYIKKIAANISNSYSYLGDYTKADEFNALSNETNLNINQGIKYKKSSSNKEETYSEEPQKNQEQKKTKSQTKKNPRNVRSYQKDVPQTEGGGNNSMLYGIIGFLIVLVFGLGYFAYWIKSRYHNYEDSLTKKHNSDTKKLRDTNFLLRNEIKKRHNIEETIIQEKAFLSSLLDSIPDLISYKDNGGTYLGCNKSYSIFSGKSVDELKGKTDYNLFPKEKADVFTEKEKQILSTGRPWRNKDWERNSYGQRLLLDALKTPFYSPDGEILGIISISRDMTAMKQAEEKIVKLSHAVEQSPVSIIITDVSGNVDYVNPMFEKMTGYSPDEIIGKNLRILKSGKVTNSTYKNLWDTISKGKTWSGELFNKKKDDLLYWDYTVISPIFGESGEIVNYIATKEDVSIKKKQAEELLKAKVTAENANLIKSQFLSKMSHEIRTPMNGVVSSIEFLENTEQSEEQKEYTEIIKNSSEELILKLKDIFDVSELEDNNINLEKSPFNLPKCINNVISNFDKEIKEKGLRLQTQIDKTIPESVIGDKLRLGQIIRNLMSNAVKFTKFGEILISAKLDEISDNIAKIKVKVKDTGVGISKVAMDKLFKAYVGGDDTDMRHHDGMGLGLVLSKRLISLMNGNIVVESEENRGSTFTFTAELEIDPNEPKIIEKSTVDCTGLRILVVDPRENSRKLITSSLSEWGCVPTEANSAEEGFKLLNTVAGISKRMFDIAIVDSVLPDADGMIFARTIRSNKYIRDTKLILINTSTTISEKDFKLAGYYALLDKPIDFTLLKKKLSDIKKMRKISKPVVLSENFDDKSSKSEIISQEKDPANQAHVLLVDDNSINLKVGGLALKKMKFSYDEATNGKISVEKFKENKYDFILMDIQMPEMDGIEATKIIRELERTENRKRIPIIALTAKSTEGNDEVYLDAGFDELVSKPFKPNDLSERLKKYV is encoded by the coding sequence ATGAAGATAATAAATAAATATGTATTATTAACTATATTCTCAATATTTTTTTTCCAAAACAGTAAAGCTGAAGTTTCGATAGATAGTTTAGAATATATTGTCGAAAGTTTGAGAGGAAATGAAAAAGCAGAAGTGTTAAATATACTTGCTGCTCAATATATTCATTTTGATTTAGATAAATCACGAGACTATGGGCAGAAGGCATTAATTTTAGCAAAAGAAATTTCAAACCCAAAGCAAGAAGCTTTAGCATATAAACTATTGGGATTTATCTTTTTAAAAGAAAAAGAACCCGACAAAGCAAATCAGAACTTCAATAGTGCAATGAAATCTGCCATGAAAGCTAATGAAAAAGCAGAGGTAGCAATAAATTGGACAAATATTGGCGATGTTTATTTACAAAGGAATTGGAATACAGAGGCACTGGGCTGCTATCAGGAAGCAGAAAGCTTGTTTGCAAAATTGGGGATAGAGAATTCTGCCTTATTAAATAGCTTTGGTGAAATGTATGTCAAGCAAAAAAAACATGAAAAAGCTTTATCATATTTTAAAAAAGGATTGAAGCAAGCAAATTCTGATAGAGACAATTATTATATAAAAAAAATAGCTGCAAATATATCAAACTCATACTCATACTTAGGAGATTATACAAAAGCAGACGAATTTAATGCTCTTTCAAACGAAACTAATCTTAATATAAATCAAGGAATCAAATATAAAAAATCGAGCTCGAACAAAGAAGAAACATATTCAGAAGAACCTCAAAAAAATCAGGAACAAAAAAAAACAAAATCACAGACAAAGAAAAATCCACGAAACGTACGTTCCTACCAAAAAGATGTTCCTCAAACAGAAGGAGGGGGCAATAATTCAATGTTATATGGAATTATAGGTTTCCTAATTGTATTAGTTTTCGGATTAGGATATTTTGCTTATTGGATAAAAAGCAGATATCACAACTATGAAGATAGCCTTACTAAAAAGCATAACTCTGATACAAAAAAACTTAGAGACACGAATTTTTTATTGCGTAATGAAATAAAAAAGAGACATAACATTGAAGAAACTATAATTCAGGAAAAAGCATTTTTAAGTAGTTTATTAGATTCTATTCCCGATCTTATTTCATATAAAGACAACGGTGGTACATATTTAGGCTGTAATAAGTCGTATTCAATTTTTTCAGGAAAAAGTGTAGATGAACTAAAAGGAAAAACAGATTATAATCTGTTTCCTAAAGAAAAAGCCGATGTATTTACTGAAAAGGAAAAGCAAATATTAAGCACAGGCAGACCTTGGAGAAACAAAGACTGGGAAAGAAATTCATATGGACAAAGACTCTTGTTGGATGCTCTAAAAACACCGTTTTATTCTCCTGATGGCGAAATTCTCGGAATAATATCAATTTCGAGAGATATGACTGCCATGAAACAAGCCGAAGAGAAAATTGTAAAACTATCTCATGCTGTTGAGCAAAGCCCGGTATCAATCATAATTACCGATGTTTCTGGAAATGTAGATTATGTTAATCCGATGTTTGAAAAAATGACAGGATATTCTCCGGACGAAATAATTGGTAAAAATCTAAGAATTTTAAAATCTGGAAAAGTAACCAATAGCACATATAAAAATCTATGGGATACTATTTCGAAAGGTAAAACATGGAGCGGAGAGCTGTTTAACAAAAAGAAAGACGATTTGCTATATTGGGATTATACTGTAATTAGCCCTATTTTTGGCGAATCAGGAGAAATTGTCAATTATATTGCAACCAAAGAAGATGTCTCAATTAAGAAAAAACAAGCTGAGGAGTTATTAAAAGCTAAAGTTACTGCAGAAAATGCGAACCTAATCAAATCCCAGTTTTTGTCAAAAATGTCTCACGAAATTCGTACTCCAATGAACGGAGTGGTTTCTTCTATAGAGTTTTTGGAAAACACCGAACAGTCTGAAGAGCAGAAAGAATACACAGAAATTATTAAAAATTCATCAGAAGAATTAATCCTCAAACTAAAAGACATATTCGATGTCTCTGAACTTGAGGACAATAATATTAATCTTGAAAAGTCGCCTTTCAATCTTCCAAAATGTATTAACAATGTTATTTCGAATTTCGATAAAGAAATAAAAGAAAAAGGATTACGGCTTCAAACTCAAATAGATAAAACCATACCGGAGTCTGTCATTGGCGATAAATTGCGACTTGGGCAGATTATTAGAAATTTAATGTCTAATGCTGTGAAATTCACCAAATTTGGCGAAATACTAATTTCTGCAAAATTGGACGAAATCAGCGACAATATTGCTAAAATAAAAGTAAAAGTAAAGGATACCGGAGTAGGAATTTCCAAAGTTGCAATGGACAAACTGTTTAAAGCTTATGTAGGAGGAGATGATACAGACATGCGTCATCACGATGGAATGGGATTAGGACTTGTTTTGTCGAAAAGACTTATTTCATTGATGAACGGAAACATTGTGGTAGAAAGTGAAGAAAATCGTGGCTCAACATTTACTTTTACAGCAGAACTGGAAATTGATCCGAATGAACCGAAAATAATTGAAAAGTCAACTGTAGATTGTACAGGTTTAAGAATTCTTGTTGTTGATCCAAGAGAAAACTCCAGGAAATTAATTACTTCATCTCTTTCAGAATGGGGTTGCGTTCCAACCGAAGCAAATTCTGCCGAAGAAGGATTTAAACTTTTAAATACCGTAGCCGGTATCTCAAAAAGAATGTTTGATATAGCTATTGTTGATAGTGTTTTGCCAGATGCAGATGGAATGATTTTTGCCCGAACAATCAGGAGCAATAAATACATTCGCGACACAAAACTAATTTTGATAAATACCTCAACCACAATAAGCGAAAAAGACTTTAAGCTGGCAGGTTATTATGCCTTATTAGATAAACCAATAGATTTTACTCTACTGAAAAAGAAGTTGTCTGATATCAAAAAAATGAGGAAAATTTCAAAACCTGTAGTTTTATCCGAAAATTTTGATGATAAATCCTCTAAATCCGAAATAATAAGCCAAGAAAAAGATCCAGCCAATCAAGCTCATGTTTTATTAGTTGACGATAATAGTATAAATTTAAAAGTGGGTGGATTGGCTCTGAAGAAAATGAAATTTTCGTATGACGAAGCAACAAATGGTAAAATTAGTGTAGAGAAATTTAAAGAAAACAAATACGACTTTATTTTAATGGATATCCAGATGCCTGAAATGGACGGTATCGAGGCAACAAAAATAATTCGTGAGCTTGAAAGAACAGAAAACAGGAAAAGAATACCAATAATAGCCTTAACAGCGAAATCTACGGAAGGCAACGACGAAGTGTATTTAGATGCCGGTTTTGACGAGCTAGTTTCAAAACCTTTCAAGCCAAATGATTTAAGTGAAAGACTAAAAAAATATGTTTAA
- a CDS encoding NAD-dependent epimerase/dehydratase family protein has product MEKILIIGCSGQIGSELTLGLRKIHGDSNVIATDIKEPAAEVKDSGPFEFVDVLNIHQLYGVANRYKITQIYHLAAVLSGNAEKRPIFSWDINMNSLFNILELSRELKIKKVFWPSSIAVFGPTTPRIDTPQFTTMEPNTVYGISKLAGERWIEYYFYKYGVDIRSIRYPGLISYKTEAGGGTTDYAVEIFYESIRNGKYECFLKEDTTLPMMFMADALKATIDLMELEADKISLRSSYNVAAISFSPKDLSEEIKKYIPEFKISYKPDFRQSIAETWPQSIDDSIARQNKGWAHSYDLPKMTEIMIKEIRAKLIQNGEKLFY; this is encoded by the coding sequence ATGGAAAAGATTTTAATTATTGGATGTTCAGGACAAATAGGCTCTGAGCTAACTTTAGGGCTAAGAAAAATTCATGGAGACTCTAACGTAATTGCAACAGACATAAAAGAACCAGCAGCAGAGGTAAAAGACTCGGGACCATTCGAATTTGTTGATGTCCTAAATATACATCAATTATATGGAGTTGCCAACCGTTACAAAATCACACAAATTTATCATTTGGCGGCTGTCCTTTCCGGAAATGCCGAAAAACGACCAATCTTTTCATGGGATATAAACATGAATAGTTTGTTCAATATTCTTGAATTATCTCGCGAATTGAAAATAAAAAAGGTTTTTTGGCCAAGCTCAATAGCTGTTTTCGGACCAACAACCCCTCGCATCGACACACCGCAATTTACAACTATGGAACCTAATACGGTTTATGGAATAAGCAAACTCGCAGGCGAAAGATGGATAGAATATTATTTTTATAAATATGGTGTTGACATTCGCAGCATTAGATATCCCGGATTAATTAGCTATAAAACTGAAGCAGGTGGCGGAACAACCGATTATGCTGTAGAAATATTTTATGAATCAATAAGAAATGGCAAATACGAATGCTTTTTAAAAGAAGACACCACCTTGCCAATGATGTTTATGGCAGATGCACTTAAAGCTACCATTGATTTAATGGAGTTGGAGGCTGACAAAATTTCATTACGTTCGAGCTATAATGTTGCTGCTATAAGTTTCAGTCCAAAAGATCTTTCCGAAGAAATTAAAAAGTATATTCCAGAATTCAAAATTTCATATAAACCCGATTTCCGACAATCAATTGCAGAAACCTGGCCACAAAGCATCGACGACAGTATTGCTCGACAAAACAAAGGCTGGGCTCATAGCTACGATTTGCCAAAAATGACTGAAATTATGATTAAAGAAATCAGAGCCAAACTCATTCAAAATGGCGAAAAACTATTTTATTAA
- a CDS encoding Bax inhibitor-1/YccA family protein translates to MISFSKSSNPAFSDKFLKNTSSISQSAGTMTIQGTVNKTAIMLLLVVLSATYTWKIYFEATEPSAAMPWMIGGMIGGLIAAIITIFKKEWSAYTAPLYAILEGLFLGGISAFFEAMYPGLVMQAVGLTFSVFFALLFFYKTGIIKATNKFKMGVVAATGGIGVIYLLSWILGMFGIFMPMIHGNGIFGIGFSIFVVIIAALNLVLDFDFIEKGSQSGLPKYMEWYGAFGLMVTLVWLYIEILRLLSKLASRD, encoded by the coding sequence ATGATAAGTTTTTCAAAATCTTCGAACCCTGCTTTTAGCGACAAATTCTTAAAAAATACAAGCTCAATAAGTCAAAGTGCCGGCACAATGACCATTCAAGGTACAGTAAATAAAACTGCAATTATGTTACTTCTTGTAGTTTTATCGGCTACCTATACATGGAAAATATATTTTGAAGCTACTGAACCCTCAGCAGCTATGCCTTGGATGATAGGTGGAATGATTGGCGGATTAATTGCTGCAATTATTACAATTTTCAAGAAAGAATGGTCGGCATATACTGCTCCGCTCTATGCAATTCTCGAAGGATTATTTCTCGGTGGCATTTCGGCTTTTTTCGAAGCAATGTACCCGGGCTTAGTTATGCAAGCTGTTGGCTTAACTTTTTCGGTATTTTTTGCTTTGCTGTTTTTTTACAAAACAGGAATAATAAAAGCAACTAATAAATTTAAAATGGGAGTAGTTGCTGCAACCGGAGGTATTGGTGTTATATATCTACTATCGTGGATACTTGGAATGTTTGGAATTTTCATGCCAATGATTCACGGAAATGGCATTTTTGGAATTGGGTTTAGCATTTTTGTTGTCATTATTGCCGCACTAAACCTTGTTTTAGATTTTGATTTTATTGAAAAAGGTTCACAATCTGGTTTGCCAAAATATATGGAATGGTATGGAGCATTTGGACTAATGGTAACTCTGGTTTGGCTTTACATAGAAATTTTGAGATTGTTGTCGAAGCTGGCTAGTAGAGATTAG
- a CDS encoding OmpA family protein encodes MNQSIRNIDSSKSNKSSISNSQWEELRSLIIGVDAENDNSDEENTSDNLFANDVSKILPKAINLSKNDSSPLTNSLSPIVTQILEKNVRENPKSLADALFPIMGPAIRKSISETIRKMIQSFNKTLESSLSFDSVKWRIQAAITGKSFAEIVMIKGILFRVEQIFLIHKKTSLLIKQVDKSGFASQDGDMVSGMLRAIQDFVHDSFKVDSQETLNTIQVGELTVWIEEGPYAILAAVVRGNAPEDLRTLLETTQEQLHKDFARELESFEGDTEPLEDTSDILEPCLLEQVREKQKKKKSYAPFVALGIVAVLIFTLLFFKIRSNYQWSNFISELESAPGIVITKHEKHGGKHYISGLKDFLSVDPYLLMQKHNFDSGSVIFNWEIYQALSKEFVLYRAKVILDPPETIKLDLNNDILIASGSAPTDWIEKSKKKSSQISGINSYNTEQLSIGVKKIASKTSKSILELKTIIEEQNFSFDLGNSEANSRQSDKIDNLIDNIWKLIESAKADGKSVHLEILGHTDDTGYKDGNLWLSKLRAEGFLEIFLDRNLPEYMFTIYGMGSSQPLMKGHTKKAKRFNRRVSFKVIISDK; translated from the coding sequence ATGAATCAATCAATAAGAAATATTGATAGTTCAAAAAGTAACAAAAGCTCGATATCAAATTCGCAGTGGGAAGAGTTACGTTCGCTCATTATAGGTGTCGATGCAGAAAATGACAATAGTGATGAGGAAAATACATCTGATAACCTATTCGCAAATGATGTAAGCAAAATTCTACCAAAAGCAATCAATCTGTCGAAAAATGATTCTTCACCATTAACAAATTCGTTATCGCCGATTGTTACACAGATTTTGGAAAAAAACGTTCGAGAAAATCCAAAATCGTTAGCCGATGCACTTTTCCCAATTATGGGTCCGGCAATAAGAAAATCTATTTCCGAAACCATCAGGAAAATGATACAATCGTTCAATAAGACACTTGAATCAAGCCTGTCATTCGATAGTGTCAAATGGAGAATACAAGCCGCCATTACCGGAAAATCATTTGCAGAAATTGTAATGATCAAAGGTATATTATTTCGTGTCGAACAGATTTTTCTTATTCATAAAAAAACTAGCCTATTAATAAAACAGGTTGACAAATCGGGTTTTGCCTCACAAGATGGAGACATGGTTTCGGGAATGCTAAGAGCAATACAAGATTTTGTTCACGACTCGTTCAAAGTTGATAGCCAGGAGACTCTAAACACTATTCAAGTTGGAGAACTGACAGTTTGGATAGAAGAAGGCCCATATGCAATACTGGCTGCCGTAGTGCGTGGAAATGCGCCGGAAGATTTGCGAACTTTGTTGGAAACTACACAAGAGCAATTACATAAAGATTTTGCTCGCGAATTAGAGTCATTTGAAGGTGATACTGAGCCACTTGAAGACACTTCAGATATTTTGGAACCCTGTTTGCTCGAACAAGTTCGCGAAAAACAAAAAAAGAAAAAATCATATGCCCCTTTTGTAGCTTTAGGAATTGTGGCTGTTTTAATTTTTACACTCTTGTTTTTTAAAATAAGAAGCAACTATCAGTGGTCAAATTTTATAAGTGAGCTTGAATCCGCCCCGGGAATTGTAATTACAAAACATGAAAAACATGGCGGGAAACATTATATTTCAGGCTTAAAAGATTTCCTGTCCGTTGATCCTTATCTTTTAATGCAAAAGCACAATTTCGATTCCGGTTCAGTAATTTTCAATTGGGAAATCTATCAAGCATTGTCAAAGGAATTTGTTTTGTATAGGGCAAAAGTGATTTTAGACCCTCCGGAAACAATAAAACTCGACCTAAACAATGATATTCTAATAGCAAGTGGATCAGCTCCGACAGATTGGATTGAGAAATCGAAAAAAAAGTCATCACAAATTTCAGGAATTAATTCATACAATACCGAACAGCTTAGTATTGGAGTAAAAAAAATCGCTTCAAAAACTTCCAAAAGTATTCTGGAACTGAAAACTATAATTGAAGAACAAAATTTTAGTTTCGATTTAGGAAATTCGGAAGCTAACAGCAGACAGTCGGACAAAATAGACAATTTGATTGACAATATTTGGAAATTGATAGAGAGTGCAAAAGCCGATGGAAAGTCTGTTCATCTTGAGATTTTAGGACATACTGATGACACAGGATATAAAGACGGAAATTTATGGCTTAGCAAACTTAGAGCCGAAGGATTTTTAGAAATATTTTTGGACAGAAATTTGCCTGAATATATGTTCACCATTTATGGTATGGGCTCGTCTCAGCCACTTATGAAAGGGCATACGAAAAAAGCAAAAAGATTCAACCGAAGAGTTTCATTTAAAGTAATAATATCAGATAAATAA
- a CDS encoding chloride channel protein, with amino-acid sequence MMQKTNLLGRFLMWRVKHISNKQFVLFLSGVVGLAVGLSAVVIKNSVHFIQSFLTHGFTKEYENYLFFVYPAIGIFIAVIFARFIIRQRVGHGIPSVLFSISKNNGILKRHNMFSSIITSSLTVGFGGSVGLEGPTVATGAALGSNIGRVMHLEYKQVILLLGCACAGAMAAIFKAPIAAIVFAMEVIMLDLTMTSLVPLLIASSTAVLTSYLFLGQDVLYTFEIKEFFKMRDLPFYIGIGILSGFISVYFTRIYMFVGALFEKINKWYIKLLLGGFFLGVLIFFFPSLFGEGYEEINSCLKGDYSYLFDHSLYYSFRDNIFAIIILLTAIILFKVFATSITFGAGGVGGIFAPTLFLGANAGLMFALFFNQFGAEISTSNFALVGMAGTIAGVIHAPLTAIFLIAEITNGYDLFIPLMIVSTISYATTKIFESNSVYTIQLAKRGELMTHHKDKNVLSLMKVEKLIEKNFLEINVEASLRDLVHIVSDSTRNVYPVTDSESNFYGIVFLDDIRHIMFKHELYDETFVRNLMFMPSTIVYRNDTMEEVAQKFQLSGKYNLPVIDDGKYKGFVSRANVFSKYRQLLKKFSDE; translated from the coding sequence ATTATGCAGAAAACAAATTTATTAGGTAGGTTTTTAATGTGGCGTGTAAAACACATAAGCAATAAGCAGTTTGTGTTGTTTTTAAGCGGTGTTGTTGGTTTGGCAGTTGGTTTGTCGGCTGTAGTTATAAAAAATTCGGTGCATTTTATACAGTCGTTTTTAACCCACGGATTTACTAAAGAATATGAAAATTATTTGTTTTTTGTTTACCCTGCAATCGGGATTTTTATTGCGGTTATTTTTGCAAGATTCATAATAAGGCAAAGAGTTGGGCATGGTATTCCGAGTGTTTTATTTTCGATATCCAAAAACAATGGGATTTTGAAAAGACACAATATGTTTTCGTCAATAATTACAAGTTCCTTGACGGTTGGTTTCGGTGGCTCGGTAGGGCTTGAGGGTCCAACTGTAGCTACAGGCGCTGCCCTTGGTTCAAATATTGGAAGAGTCATGCATCTGGAATATAAGCAAGTAATTTTGCTGCTTGGATGTGCTTGTGCTGGAGCTATGGCTGCAATTTTTAAGGCGCCAATTGCCGCAATTGTTTTTGCAATGGAAGTAATTATGCTCGACTTGACAATGACTTCGCTTGTTCCGCTTTTAATTGCTTCTTCTACGGCGGTGCTTACATCCTATCTGTTTCTTGGGCAGGATGTTTTATATACATTTGAAATCAAGGAATTTTTCAAAATGAGAGATTTGCCATTTTATATTGGCATTGGCATTCTGTCGGGTTTCATTTCAGTATATTTTACCCGTATTTACATGTTTGTTGGGGCTTTGTTTGAAAAAATAAATAAATGGTATATAAAACTTCTACTCGGTGGATTTTTTCTTGGTGTTCTGATTTTTTTCTTCCCTTCTCTTTTTGGTGAAGGCTACGAAGAAATTAATTCGTGTTTAAAAGGTGATTATAGCTATTTGTTTGACCACAGTTTATATTATTCTTTTCGGGACAACATCTTTGCAATAATTATTCTACTGACTGCCATTATTTTATTTAAAGTTTTTGCTACATCAATAACCTTCGGAGCAGGAGGAGTAGGTGGTATTTTCGCACCAACACTTTTTCTTGGAGCAAATGCAGGTTTAATGTTTGCTTTATTTTTCAACCAGTTTGGAGCAGAAATTTCGACAAGTAATTTTGCCCTTGTAGGTATGGCTGGAACTATTGCCGGTGTAATTCATGCTCCACTTACAGCAATTTTCCTCATTGCAGAAATTACGAATGGTTACGATTTGTTTATCCCTCTAATGATAGTTTCTACAATCTCATATGCTACTACCAAAATTTTTGAAAGTAATTCTGTTTATACAATACAATTGGCTAAACGCGGTGAATTGATGACCCACCATAAGGATAAAAATGTACTTTCTTTAATGAAAGTTGAAAAACTTATTGAAAAGAATTTTTTGGAAATTAATGTGGAGGCTAGTTTAAGGGATTTGGTGCATATTGTTTCAGATTCGACACGAAATGTATATCCGGTAACTGATAGCGAAAGTAATTTTTATGGAATTGTCTTTCTTGACGATATAAGACATATAATGTTCAAACATGAACTATATGACGAAACTTTTGTTCGGAATTTAATGTTTATGCCTTCTACAATAGTTTATAGAAACGATACAATGGAAGAAGTTGCACAAAAGTTTCAATTGAGTGGAAAATATAATTTGCCAGTAATTGATGATGGAAAATATAAAGGTTTTGTTTCGCGTGCAAATGTATTTTCGAAATACCGCCAGCTTCTTAAAAAATTCTCGGATGAGTGA
- a CDS encoding GTP-binding protein, with translation MVKKKICMIGAYAVGKTSLVQRFVKSIFSEKYLTTIGVKIDKKSLNIDGTKLDLILWDIHGEDDYQKVQSSYLVGSAGYFLVIDGTRKNTLEVAEYLNQMINITVGKIPFYLLINKVDMKDEWEIDDNIIEKIKQKGWKYYFTSAKTGEAVELAFLELSRDILKNQ, from the coding sequence ATGGTTAAGAAGAAAATATGCATGATTGGTGCATATGCAGTCGGCAAAACTAGTTTGGTGCAAAGATTTGTTAAGAGTATTTTCTCTGAAAAATATTTAACCACAATAGGAGTAAAAATAGACAAAAAATCATTAAACATAGATGGAACCAAATTAGATTTGATACTTTGGGATATTCATGGCGAAGACGATTATCAGAAAGTTCAATCATCATACCTCGTCGGTTCGGCAGGTTATTTTCTTGTAATTGACGGCACTCGGAAAAACACTCTCGAAGTAGCCGAATATCTGAATCAAATGATAAATATTACAGTCGGTAAAATCCCATTTTATTTGCTAATAAACAAAGTAGATATGAAAGACGAATGGGAAATTGACGATAACATAATCGAAAAAATTAAACAAAAAGGTTGGAAATATTATTTTACCAGTGCAAAAACCGGCGAAGCAGTGGAATTGGCTTTCCTTGAACTAAGTAGAGATATATTGAAAAATCAGTAA